The Antennarius striatus isolate MH-2024 chromosome 20, ASM4005453v1, whole genome shotgun sequence genome includes a region encoding these proteins:
- the psme2 gene encoding proteasome activator complex subunit 2, translated as MPNRSTLKINSESEAKVENFRRSLYQEAENLFSNFIPQKILQLDALLKDDAFTISDMSLIQAPLEIPVPDPPSPEDEEMETDDNEKKKKAPKCGFIQGNEKIMKVLEMVKPEIVAFRETILTVSCWIQHLIPKIEDGNDFGVAVQEKILERITAVKTKVDGFQTNINKYFSERGEAVAKASKETHVMDYRSLVKEKDEAIYSEVKVIILDIRGFYAEMYDIISKNLDKVTNPKGEDKPSMY; from the exons ATGCCTAATAGATCGACCCTGAAGATAAACAGCGAGAGTGAAGCGAAA GTGGAAAACTTCCGTCGATCACTGTATCAAGAG gcTGAGAATTTGTTCTCCAACTTCATCCCCCAGAAGATTCTCCAGTTGGATGCTCTGCTGAAG gacgATGCCTTCACAATCAGCGACATGTCATTGATCCAGGCTCCTCTGGAAATCCCCGTGCCCGACCCTCCTTCCCCAGAGGATGAG GAAATGGAAACTGACGACAacgaaaaaaagaagaaag CTCCAAAATGCGGCTTCATCCaaggaaatgagaaaattatGAAAGTTCTAGAGATGGTGAAACCAGAGATTGTTGCGTTTAGAGAGACCATCCTTACT GTCTCCTGCTGGATTCAGCACCTCATCCCAAAAATAGAAGATGGAAATGACTTTGGTGTTGCAGTCCAG GAAAAAATCTTGGAGAGAATCACTGCAGTGAAAACTAAAGTCGATGGTTTTCAGACCAACATCAACAA GTACTTTTCAGAGAGGGGAGAAGCTGTTGCTAAAGCTTCCAAAGAGACTCATGTG ATGGACTACCGCTCACTTGTCAAAGAGAAGGACGAGGCGATCTACTCGGAAGTCAAAGTGATCATTCTCGATATTCGCGGCTTTTAT GCTGAgatgtatgacatcatcagtaagAATCTGGACAAGGTGACCAATCCAAAAGGAGAGGACAAACCTTCTATGTACTGA